From a single Adhaeribacter swui genomic region:
- the pgi gene encoding glucose-6-phosphate isomerase: MLQNINPVTTNSWKKLEQHYAIMKDNHMVDMFAMDPSRFAKFSLHFEDILVDFSKNIINDTTLEALLELAEEAQVKDAIEQMFSGDKINLRENRAVLHVALRNRSNDPIYEDGEDVMPEINQVLEQIEVFSKKIIAGEWLGYTGKPITQIVNIGIGGSDLGPYMVTEALKPYQKPNIQVHFVSNIDGTHIVETLKKVDPETTLFMIASKTFTTQETMTNAETAKTWFLEHAQDEAEVAKHFVAISTNLEAVKEFGIAEENMFVFWDWVGGRYSLWSSIGLSIACSIGYENYIQLLEGAHAMDKHFRMTHFEKNIPVLLALISIWYINFFGAQTEAILPYDQYMHRFPAYFQQGNMESNGKSVDRNGDRVTYQTGPVIWGEPGTNGQHAFYQLIHQGTQLIPCDFLAPAISHNPTGDHHVKLLSNFFAQTEALMNGKSLQEVVEELKNDGLSEAEIKELAPVKVFAGNKPTNSILFKILDPRTLGSLIAMYEHKIFVQGVIWNIFSFDQWGVELGKQLAKKVLPELQSTEEITAHDCSTNGLINAYKGMCNQFFKN; the protein is encoded by the coding sequence ATGTTACAAAACATTAACCCGGTTACCACGAATTCCTGGAAAAAGTTAGAGCAGCATTATGCTATCATGAAAGATAATCATATGGTAGACATGTTTGCTATGGATCCAAGCCGTTTTGCTAAATTTTCGTTGCACTTCGAAGATATTCTAGTTGATTTTTCAAAAAATATAATTAATGATACTACCCTCGAAGCTCTGCTGGAATTAGCAGAAGAAGCGCAGGTTAAAGATGCCATTGAGCAAATGTTTAGTGGCGATAAAATAAATCTGCGCGAAAACCGGGCCGTGCTGCACGTTGCCTTACGTAACCGGTCGAACGACCCAATCTACGAAGACGGCGAAGATGTAATGCCGGAAATAAACCAGGTATTAGAGCAAATTGAAGTTTTTTCAAAAAAAATAATTGCGGGTGAATGGCTGGGCTATACCGGCAAACCAATTACGCAAATTGTAAACATTGGCATTGGCGGTTCTGACCTGGGGCCTTACATGGTAACCGAAGCCCTAAAGCCCTACCAAAAGCCTAACATACAAGTGCACTTTGTATCCAATATAGATGGTACGCACATTGTAGAAACCCTGAAAAAGGTAGACCCTGAGACGACGCTGTTCATGATTGCCTCTAAAACATTTACTACCCAGGAAACCATGACAAACGCCGAAACGGCTAAAACCTGGTTTTTGGAACACGCGCAGGACGAAGCCGAAGTAGCCAAACATTTTGTCGCGATTTCTACGAACCTGGAGGCCGTAAAAGAGTTTGGTATTGCCGAAGAAAATATGTTTGTGTTCTGGGATTGGGTTGGAGGCCGCTACTCGCTATGGTCTTCTATCGGGCTTTCTATTGCGTGCTCCATTGGTTACGAAAATTACATTCAGTTACTGGAAGGAGCGCATGCCATGGACAAGCATTTCCGGATGACGCATTTTGAAAAAAACATTCCGGTATTATTAGCTTTAATCAGCATTTGGTACATTAACTTTTTCGGGGCGCAAACCGAAGCTATTTTACCTTACGACCAGTACATGCACCGCTTTCCGGCTTATTTTCAACAAGGTAATATGGAGAGTAACGGCAAATCCGTAGATCGTAACGGCGACCGGGTTACTTACCAAACCGGGCCGGTTATCTGGGGAGAGCCTGGTACCAACGGGCAGCACGCGTTTTATCAACTAATTCACCAAGGTACTCAGTTAATCCCCTGCGATTTTTTAGCGCCTGCTATCAGCCATAATCCTACCGGCGACCATCACGTTAAGTTGCTATCGAACTTTTTTGCACAAACCGAAGCCTTAATGAATGGTAAATCTTTGCAGGAAGTAGTGGAAGAATTAAAAAATGACGGTTTATCCGAAGCCGAAATTAAAGAGTTAGCGCCGGTTAAAGTATTTGCCGGAAATAAACCCACTAATTCTATTTTATTTAAAATTTTAGATCCGCGTACCTTAGGTAGTTTGATTGCCATGTATGAACATAAGATATTTGTGCAGGGCGTAATCTGGAATATTTTTAGTTTTGACCAATGGGGTGTGGAACTGGGAAAACAATTAGCCAAAAAAGTACTGCCTGAACTGCAAAGTACCGAAGAGATTACTGCGCACGATTGCTCCACCAATGGGTTGATTAATGCTTATAAGGGCATGTGTAATCAATTTTTTAAAAATTAA
- the lipB gene encoding lipoyl(octanoyl) transferase LipB produces the protein MINKEVTFIPLGTIDYQEAWNYQEQLFAQTIAIKTDNRNLPPQEQKITPNYLLFCQHPHVYTLGKSGQESHLLLNEQGLQEHQAQFYKINRGGDITYHGPGQLVAYPILDLDNFFTDIHKYLRLLEEAVILTLADFGIRAGRIAGLTGVWLDFEEQKNPRKICAMGVKCSRWVTMHGLALNVNTDLTYFDHIIPCGIPDKAVTSMEQELGRPVMLTEVEEKLLSYFEQLFGATCHILTNEARY, from the coding sequence GTGATAAATAAAGAAGTTACCTTTATTCCCTTAGGCACTATAGATTACCAGGAAGCCTGGAATTATCAGGAACAATTGTTTGCCCAAACCATTGCCATCAAAACAGATAACCGGAATTTACCACCCCAAGAACAAAAGATTACGCCTAATTATTTGCTGTTCTGCCAGCATCCGCACGTATATACGCTAGGTAAAAGCGGCCAGGAAAGCCATTTGTTATTAAATGAACAAGGCTTACAAGAACACCAGGCCCAGTTTTATAAAATTAATCGGGGTGGCGATATCACTTACCATGGGCCAGGGCAACTAGTAGCTTATCCTATTCTGGATCTTGATAATTTTTTCACCGACATTCATAAGTACCTCCGGCTCTTGGAAGAAGCTGTAATTCTAACTTTAGCCGATTTTGGCATTCGGGCTGGTCGGATTGCTGGTTTAACGGGGGTATGGCTTGATTTTGAGGAACAGAAAAACCCGCGGAAGATTTGTGCAATGGGTGTTAAATGCAGCCGGTGGGTAACCATGCACGGTTTGGCCTTAAATGTAAATACCGATTTAACTTATTTCGATCATATTATTCCGTGCGGTATTCCTGATAAAGCGGTTACTTCTATGGAGCAAGAACTTGGCAGACCTGTTATGCTGACGGAAGTAGAAGAAAAACTCTTAAGCTATTTTGAACAACTTTTTGGGGCTACCTGCCATATACTTACCAATGAAGCAAGATATTAA